A genomic window from Algoriphagus sp. Y33 includes:
- a CDS encoding DUF4301 family protein, whose protein sequence is MENHLTDRILAQGMDPKTVVQQIKHFENGFPFLNITAPATPGDGIKVLTDKELRHFLMTYPEKASHIEVLKFVPASGAASRMFKDLFAFLEGDGDISKSAFVRKFMDNIEKFAFYEDLDEVLESKGSSIYQALDTKDYKSILAALLLDEGLGYGNLPKGLLKFHRYKEGRRTPVYEHLIEGVQYAIGTGSLVKIHFTVSPEHTEKFEKEIGTILPGIEKEFGINFEISYSQQKKSTDTIAVNTDNTPFTEEDGSILFRPAGHGALLENLNEVSADLIFIKNVDNVVPDRLKEETKNYKMAIGGLLLEVQEKVFSALKDLDDGIDEKSLRNAEAVFTHDIGGKLPEDFHTNSLEHRGIFLRSKLHRPIRVCGMVKNTGEPGGGPFWVKETDGSQSLQILETAQIDLNDAESKKHFNAATHFNPVDLVCATRNYKGEPFDLLKYRDMMTGFITEKSKSGKDLKALELPGLWNGAMAGWNTIFVEVPLITFNPVKTVNDLLRDEHQ, encoded by the coding sequence ATGGAAAATCACTTAACAGACCGAATTTTGGCGCAGGGTATGGATCCTAAAACCGTAGTTCAACAAATTAAACATTTTGAAAATGGCTTCCCTTTCTTAAACATCACAGCCCCTGCCACGCCGGGGGATGGTATAAAAGTTTTGACTGACAAGGAATTAAGACATTTCCTAATGACTTACCCTGAAAAGGCTTCTCATATCGAAGTATTGAAATTTGTACCCGCAAGCGGCGCAGCTTCACGGATGTTCAAAGATCTTTTCGCTTTTCTGGAAGGTGATGGGGATATCAGCAAGTCGGCCTTTGTACGGAAGTTCATGGACAACATCGAGAAATTTGCATTTTACGAAGACCTTGACGAGGTGTTGGAGAGTAAGGGGAGCAGCATATACCAAGCACTCGACACCAAAGATTACAAGAGTATCCTGGCAGCTTTGCTTTTGGACGAAGGGCTAGGCTACGGGAATTTGCCCAAGGGGCTGCTGAAATTCCACCGCTACAAAGAAGGTAGAAGAACACCTGTTTATGAACATTTAATCGAGGGAGTGCAGTATGCTATCGGGACTGGGTCATTGGTAAAAATTCATTTTACCGTATCTCCGGAGCACACAGAGAAATTCGAAAAGGAAATTGGCACCATACTTCCGGGGATAGAGAAAGAATTTGGGATTAATTTCGAAATTAGCTACTCACAGCAGAAGAAGTCTACAGACACCATTGCGGTAAATACCGACAATACGCCATTTACTGAGGAAGACGGCAGCATACTTTTCCGTCCAGCGGGCCATGGAGCATTGCTGGAAAATCTAAATGAAGTTTCTGCGGATCTCATCTTCATCAAAAACGTGGACAATGTAGTTCCGGACCGATTAAAAGAAGAGACTAAAAATTACAAAATGGCAATCGGGGGATTGCTGTTGGAGGTTCAGGAGAAAGTATTCAGCGCTTTGAAAGACTTGGATGACGGAATTGATGAGAAATCTTTAAGGAATGCAGAAGCCGTATTTACACATGATATCGGCGGGAAATTGCCGGAGGACTTCCATACCAATTCATTAGAGCACCGAGGTATTTTTCTTAGAAGCAAACTCCACAGACCAATTCGGGTATGCGGGATGGTGAAAAATACAGGAGAGCCCGGAGGAGGTCCTTTCTGGGTAAAAGAGACGGATGGTTCCCAATCTCTTCAAATTCTGGAAACTGCACAGATTGATTTGAACGATGCTGAATCAAAAAAACATTTTAATGCAGCGACCCATTTTAATCCGGTAGATTTGGTATGTGCTACGAGAAATTACAAAGGTGAGCCATTTGATCTACTGAAGTATCGTGACATGATGACCGGTTTTATCACCGAGAAATCAAAAAGCGGTAAAGATCTCAAGGCATTGGAACTGCCCGGGCTATGGAACGGGGCTATGGCAGGGTGGAATACAATTTTCGTAGAAGTTCCTCTTATCACCTTCAATCCTGTAAAGACTGTCAATGATCTGTTGAGAGACGAGCATCAGTAA
- the pxpB gene encoding 5-oxoprolinase subunit PxpB produces the protein MIPKSTQFSPLLYEFDWSSEVSDKLLQQQLTFKAKLLYAFNSKIVDLRIGFKTLTIALSTPLESTVIDGWLKSLAPEESGDPLPETIWEIPVCYSPKAGRDLEILAENKSLTSEELISIHTAPLYRLHFYGFLPGFMYLNGLRKELHTSRKSVPDRMVPTGSVAIGGSQTGIYPSSSPGGWHLIGRTPVALFVPNEPIPVFASVGERIEFIPITEKEFDQLKRHPQKPNSK, from the coding sequence ATGATTCCCAAATCAACTCAATTCTCTCCCCTGCTCTATGAATTTGATTGGAGCTCTGAGGTTTCGGATAAACTACTTCAGCAGCAATTAACTTTCAAAGCAAAACTTTTATACGCCTTTAATTCAAAGATTGTTGATCTGAGAATTGGCTTTAAAACCCTTACAATAGCCTTATCAACACCATTGGAATCTACTGTGATCGATGGTTGGTTGAAATCTTTAGCACCGGAAGAATCAGGCGATCCTCTCCCCGAAACAATTTGGGAAATTCCCGTTTGCTATTCCCCTAAGGCAGGAAGGGATCTCGAAATCTTAGCCGAGAACAAAAGTCTTACATCTGAAGAGCTGATTTCAATACATACTGCACCACTATATCGACTTCATTTCTACGGTTTTTTACCCGGTTTTATGTATCTGAATGGACTCAGAAAAGAATTGCATACGTCCAGAAAAAGTGTGCCTGATCGAATGGTACCGACAGGGTCTGTGGCTATCGGAGGATCGCAGACAGGAATATACCCATCATCCAGTCCTGGAGGTTGGCATCTTATAGGCCGGACTCCTGTTGCCCTTTTCGTTCCGAATGAGCCTATTCCGGTTTTCGCCTCAGTTGGAGAGCGAATAGAATTTATTCCCATTACAGAGAAGGAGTTTGATCAACTGAAAAGACATCCCCAAAAACCAAACTCTAAATGA
- a CDS encoding biotin-dependent carboxyltransferase family protein, producing MNRDIGYLNILKTGPGTSVQDSGRIGFAGFGVPVSGALDRLSFLWVNHLLKNKDSDAALEISQPGLKIQFDSPTLICLSGAKTEVKLNGKTITYKGIHSISINDQLETGPFLRGSVLYLGIKNGFQTEKIMNSRSWYEGITHESYAKSGSKIPFFTAHELPKSTASKVKWDLNWAQDGIITVYPGPEWKFLGEKTRMLIKEMDFTISALKNRMAIQLEELIPHELPEMVTAPVFPGTVQLTSGGKLIVLMKDAQVTGGYPRILQIPGEVLSVLAQKQPKQRIRFRLMNVS from the coding sequence ATGAACAGGGATATTGGTTATTTAAACATCTTAAAAACAGGACCCGGAACTTCCGTTCAGGATTCCGGCAGAATTGGATTTGCCGGTTTTGGCGTTCCTGTTTCAGGAGCATTGGATCGTCTGTCTTTCTTATGGGTAAATCACCTATTGAAAAACAAAGATTCTGATGCAGCTTTGGAGATCTCCCAGCCCGGGTTAAAAATCCAATTTGATTCCCCTACCCTGATCTGTCTTTCCGGTGCAAAAACGGAGGTAAAATTGAATGGTAAAACAATTACCTACAAAGGAATCCATTCAATATCAATAAATGATCAATTGGAAACTGGCCCTTTTCTTAGGGGCTCAGTGCTATATTTAGGGATCAAGAATGGGTTCCAAACTGAGAAAATCATGAATTCCAGAAGTTGGTATGAGGGAATAACCCACGAAAGTTATGCTAAAAGCGGAAGCAAAATACCTTTTTTCACAGCTCATGAACTCCCAAAATCCACTGCTTCAAAAGTAAAATGGGATTTAAACTGGGCACAGGATGGCATCATAACAGTATATCCGGGACCTGAATGGAAATTTCTAGGCGAAAAAACCCGGATGCTGATCAAAGAAATGGATTTCACGATCTCCGCCCTAAAAAACAGAATGGCTATTCAACTGGAAGAATTAATACCCCATGAGCTCCCGGAGATGGTCACTGCTCCGGTTTTTCCCGGCACGGTACAGTTGACTTCAGGAGGTAAATTAATTGTCCTTATGAAGGATGCGCAAGTCACAGGCGGCTACCCCCGAATTCTTCAGATACCCGGGGAAGTGCTTTCGGTTCTGGCGCAAAAGCAACCTAAGCAAAGAATAAGGTTTCGATTGATGAATGTCAGTTGA